A section of the Trichomycterus rosablanca isolate fTriRos1 chromosome 6, fTriRos1.hap1, whole genome shotgun sequence genome encodes:
- the LOC134316739 gene encoding adenosine receptor A1-like encodes MASSSDKAWMKSEDLIYISVESTISLASVVGNVLVILVVALNRTLREPTFCFIVSLAIADIAVGALVIPLAIVISLGLETPFHTCLFLSCLIVTITQSSILSLLAIAIDRYLRVKIPTRYYIVVTQQRAWVAVGVCWLLSFLIGFVPMFGWHKEIPGNSSNSSLIKCKFTSVISMDYMVYFNFFGWVVVPLIIMAGLYAGIFHTIHRQLNHRAQASTDSSKYFHKELKLAKSLALVLFLFALCWLPLHIMNCVSNFCPTSCIPKTAFYVGIIMSHVNSALNPMVYAFRIQRFRDTLIQIGQRFVLCKRNSLSSCPGDPPAESPLATANIVTSALPNSNEQ; translated from the exons ATGGCatcatcatcagacaaggcaTGGATGAAAAGTGAGGATTTGATATACATCTCTGTTGAAAGCACCATTTCCTTGGCTTCAGTGGTGGGAAATGTTCTTGTGATTCTGGTAGTGGCTTTAAACCGGACTCTCAGGGAGCCTACATTCTGCTTCATTGTGTCTCTGGCCATTGCTGACATTGCCGTGGGTGCTCTAGTCATACCGCTTGCCATAGTTATCAGCTTGGGTCTGGAAACTCCTTTTCATACCTGCCTTTTCCTCTCCTGCCTGATTGTTACCATCACTCAGAGCTCCATACTGTCCCTGTTGGCAATCGCCATTGACAGATATCTGCGAGTCAAAATTCCGACCAG GTACTACATCGTTGTGACTCAGCAGCGGGCATGGGTAGCAGTGGGAGTGTGCTGGCTGCTCTCTTTTCTTATTGGTTTTGTGCCCATGTTTGGCTGGCATAAAGAGATACCTGGCAACAGCAGCAATTCATCACTTATCAAGTGCAAATTTACCTCAGTCATCAGTATGGACTACATGGTGTACTTTAACTTCTTTGGCTGGGTGGTTGTACCTCTCATCATTATGGCTGGGCTTTATGCTGGGATATTCCATACAATCCACCGACAGCTAAACCACCGGGCCCAGGCGTCTACCGACTCCAGCAAATACTTCCACAAAGAGCTGAAGCTAGCCAAGTCATTAGCACTTGTCCTCTTTTTGTTTGCCCTCTGCTGGCTTCCACTCCATATTATGAATTGTGTGTCAAACTTTTGCCCCACAAGTTGCATTCCAAAAACTGCTTTTTACGTGGGAATTATTATGTCACATGTCAACTCTGCCCTCAATCCAATGGTGTATGCTTTTCGGATCCAGCGTTTTAGGGACACGTTGATTCAGATTGGCCAGCGCTTTGTGCTCTGTAAACGTAACAGTCTCAGCTCTTGTCCAGGCGACCCTCCAGCAGAAAGTCCATTAGCCACTGCTAACATAGTAACATCAGCTTTACCTAACAGCAATGAACAATAA